A part of Microbulbifer sp. MI-G genomic DNA contains:
- a CDS encoding bacterioferritin-associated ferredoxin — protein sequence MSEANEAMYVCICKGITDRQIKEAVYGGSTSVKALRHHLGVSSQCGRCAELAKEIIEETMSVGMITSANTGLFYSAS from the coding sequence TTGAGCGAAGCTAACGAAGCTATGTATGTGTGTATCTGCAAAGGCATAACCGACCGCCAAATCAAAGAGGCTGTCTATGGTGGCTCCACCTCCGTCAAGGCATTGAGGCATCACCTCGGCGTATCCTCACAGTGCGGCCGGTGTGCGGAGCTGGCCAAGGAAATCATTGAAGAAACCATGAGCGTAGGCATGATCACCTCTGCCAACACAGGCCTGTTTTATTCCGCCAGTTGA
- a CDS encoding peroxiredoxin, whose amino-acid sequence MAVLVGKPAPDFTAAAVLGNGEIVDSFNLKESIEGKKAVVFFYPLDFTFVCPSELIAFDHRFAEFEKRGVEVIGVSIDSQFSHNTWRNTPVSEGGIGAVRYTLVADVKHEICQAYDVEADAGVAFRGSFLIDEEGVVRHQVVNDLPLGRNVDEMLRMVDALAFHQEHGEVCPAGWQEGDKGMNASPQGVAAYLSEHAEEL is encoded by the coding sequence ATGGCAGTTTTGGTAGGCAAGCCGGCCCCGGACTTCACTGCGGCGGCGGTATTGGGTAATGGCGAGATCGTCGACTCTTTCAACCTAAAAGAATCTATTGAAGGGAAAAAGGCAGTAGTTTTTTTCTATCCATTAGACTTTACCTTTGTATGCCCTTCTGAGCTGATTGCGTTTGACCACCGCTTTGCCGAGTTCGAAAAGCGCGGCGTAGAGGTTATCGGCGTTTCCATCGATTCCCAGTTTTCACACAATACGTGGCGCAACACCCCGGTGAGCGAGGGTGGCATTGGTGCGGTGAGATACACGCTGGTTGCTGATGTGAAGCACGAAATCTGCCAAGCCTACGATGTGGAGGCCGATGCAGGTGTTGCCTTCCGCGGCTCCTTCCTGATAGATGAGGAAGGTGTGGTTCGTCACCAGGTTGTCAATGATCTGCCGCTGGGGCGCAATGTGGACGAAATGCTGCGCATGGTTGATGCCCTTGCATTTCATCAGGAACACGGGGAAGTTTGCCCGGCGGGCTGGCAGGAGGGCGACAAGGGGATGAATGCTTCTCCACAGGGTGTGGCAGCTTACCTGAGTGAGCACGCCGAGGAATTATAA
- a CDS encoding serine hydrolase domain-containing protein, producing MRPAILPNIVYQLRIGKAWILSLMVFVGALVLPARAVDIDARAKAFDRYFHQLMVGKSIPGGAYVIVDGNRVVAMGTYGVRTRGKAGKVDRDTVFRLASVSKTFAASMATMLEHEKRFSWSDKVVNYIPDLSFKTPALSRQLQVEHLLSHSSGLTPNAYDDYLESNKPLSKILPKFANIDPRCTPGKCYGYQNVLFSLIEDVIYEATGISFARQLKQRIFIPLNMRNASVGWESFMASGNRAAPHVQTGKGWRPVKVEKEYYFAAPAAGVNASISDMAQWLKAQMGYYPKVLSPEVIEDMTTERVATQRHMRHRIWRDYLSHAGYGLGWRLYTIGDDRIIYHGGWVAGFRAAVAYSEKQKIGIAILMNAESRVISDLTANFVIDITGKGSLATAKAARGR from the coding sequence ATGAGACCTGCAATTCTACCAAATATCGTCTACCAACTGCGCATCGGGAAAGCGTGGATCCTTTCACTAATGGTGTTTGTGGGCGCACTTGTGCTGCCTGCGCGTGCAGTTGATATTGATGCCAGGGCCAAGGCATTTGACCGTTACTTTCACCAGTTGATGGTGGGCAAGTCCATCCCCGGTGGCGCCTACGTTATTGTTGATGGTAACCGGGTGGTTGCTATGGGCACCTACGGCGTGCGGACCAGGGGCAAGGCCGGCAAGGTGGACCGGGACACGGTATTTCGCCTGGCTTCAGTATCGAAAACATTCGCCGCAAGCATGGCCACCATGCTGGAGCATGAAAAGCGCTTCAGTTGGAGCGACAAGGTGGTCAACTATATTCCCGACCTGAGTTTCAAAACCCCGGCTTTATCGCGCCAGCTGCAGGTGGAGCACCTGTTGAGCCACTCCTCGGGTCTGACTCCGAATGCCTATGACGACTACCTTGAGAGCAACAAGCCGCTCAGCAAAATACTGCCAAAGTTTGCCAATATCGACCCCCGCTGCACACCCGGAAAATGTTATGGCTATCAGAATGTGTTGTTCAGCCTGATAGAGGATGTTATCTACGAAGCTACGGGAATCTCTTTTGCCAGGCAACTCAAGCAGCGTATTTTTATTCCCCTGAATATGCGAAATGCCTCTGTGGGCTGGGAGAGCTTTATGGCCTCCGGCAACCGCGCCGCACCCCATGTGCAGACCGGCAAGGGCTGGCGACCGGTGAAAGTGGAAAAAGAGTATTATTTTGCTGCCCCTGCCGCCGGTGTCAATGCCAGCATTTCCGATATGGCCCAGTGGTTGAAGGCACAGATGGGTTACTACCCGAAAGTGCTGTCTCCTGAAGTGATTGAAGATATGACTACCGAACGCGTGGCCACTCAGCGCCATATGCGTCACCGTATCTGGCGGGATTACCTGTCCCATGCCGGCTATGGTTTGGGTTGGCGCCTCTACACGATTGGAGATGACCGCATCATCTACCATGGTGGCTGGGTGGCGGGCTTTCGTGCAGCGGTGGCTTACTCCGAGAAGCAGAAGATTGGTATTGCAATTCTAATGAACGCGGAATCCCGCGTGATCTCTGACTTAACCGCAAATTTCGTGATCGACATCACCGGTAAAGGCAGCTTGGCCACTGCCAAGGCTGCTAGAGGCCGGTAA
- the htpG gene encoding molecular chaperone HtpG, protein MTVEAQKESHGFQTEAKQLLHLMIHSLYSNKEIFLRELVSNASDAADKLRFEALSKPRLLAEDTDLRIRVEFDKEKGTLTITDNGIGMSRDEVIENLGTIARSGTSAFMQQLTGDQKKDAHLIGQFGVGFYSAFIVADKLDVFTRRAGHSADQGVHWECHGEAEYSVETVELPQRGTRVVLHLKEDAKEFADGWRLRSIIKKYSDHIAIPVEMLKEQAPAAEGEEQEEKAPEFEAVNAAQALWTRPRSELKSEEYKEFYKHISHDFDDPMTWSHNRVEGKLDYTSLMYIPARAPFDLYQRDAARGLKLYVQRTFIMDDAEQFLPLYLRFVKGVLDSNDLPLNVSREILQKDRNTDAIKSALTKRVLDMLDKLAKKDADQYQKFWDLFGNVLKEGPAEDFSNKEKIARLLRFATTHTDTEKQDQSLEAYIGRMREGQKAIYYVCADNFATAKSSPYLEVFRKKGIEVLLLTDQVDEWFVGHMNEFDGKQFQDVAKGALDLGEAESEEDKAEREKVEQESGALVERVQAVLDGRVESVRATTRLVDSPACLVVTEQDMGPQMRRILEQAGQALPETKPVFELNPSHPLVQRLDQEQDEDRFADLTNILMDQANLAAGNQLADPADYVRRLNTLLLEMHG, encoded by the coding sequence ATGACCGTTGAGGCCCAAAAAGAGAGCCATGGATTCCAGACGGAAGCCAAGCAACTACTGCACCTGATGATCCACTCGCTGTACTCCAACAAGGAGATTTTCCTGCGCGAGTTGGTTTCCAATGCCTCCGATGCTGCAGACAAGCTGCGCTTTGAGGCGCTGTCCAAGCCCAGGTTGCTAGCTGAAGATACCGACCTGCGTATCCGGGTTGAGTTTGATAAGGAAAAAGGCACCCTGACAATTACCGATAACGGCATTGGTATGAGTCGCGATGAAGTGATTGAAAACCTTGGCACCATCGCTCGATCCGGTACCTCTGCATTCATGCAGCAGCTGACCGGCGATCAAAAAAAGGATGCACACCTGATTGGGCAGTTTGGTGTGGGTTTTTATTCTGCATTTATTGTTGCCGACAAGCTGGATGTCTTTACCCGTCGAGCAGGTCACAGTGCAGATCAGGGAGTGCATTGGGAATGCCATGGCGAGGCGGAATACTCGGTGGAAACTGTCGAGTTGCCCCAGCGGGGTACCCGCGTGGTATTACACTTGAAAGAGGACGCTAAGGAGTTTGCCGACGGTTGGCGCCTGCGCTCTATTATCAAGAAGTACTCCGATCATATTGCGATTCCTGTGGAAATGCTGAAAGAGCAGGCACCGGCGGCAGAAGGTGAAGAGCAGGAAGAGAAAGCCCCTGAGTTTGAAGCGGTCAATGCCGCCCAGGCACTGTGGACCCGTCCCAGGTCCGAATTGAAGTCCGAGGAGTACAAGGAATTCTACAAGCATATCTCCCACGATTTCGACGATCCCATGACCTGGAGTCACAACCGGGTAGAAGGCAAGCTGGATTACACCAGCCTGATGTATATTCCTGCGCGTGCACCCTTTGACCTCTATCAACGCGATGCCGCTCGCGGTCTGAAACTTTACGTTCAGCGCACCTTTATCATGGATGATGCCGAGCAGTTTCTGCCATTGTACCTGCGCTTTGTGAAGGGGGTGCTGGATTCCAATGATCTGCCTCTGAATGTGTCCCGCGAAATTCTGCAGAAGGACCGCAACACCGATGCGATCAAGAGTGCCCTCACCAAGCGCGTCCTGGATATGCTGGACAAGCTGGCGAAAAAGGATGCAGATCAGTACCAGAAATTCTGGGACCTGTTTGGTAATGTGTTGAAAGAAGGCCCGGCCGAGGACTTCTCCAACAAGGAAAAAATTGCCAGGCTGCTGCGTTTCGCCACCACCCATACCGATACAGAGAAGCAGGACCAGTCACTGGAAGCGTACATTGGCCGTATGAGAGAGGGCCAAAAGGCCATTTACTATGTGTGCGCGGATAACTTCGCCACTGCCAAATCCAGTCCCTATCTGGAAGTGTTCCGCAAGAAAGGCATTGAGGTACTGCTGCTCACCGATCAGGTGGATGAGTGGTTTGTGGGTCACATGAATGAGTTCGACGGGAAGCAGTTTCAGGATGTGGCCAAGGGCGCCCTGGATCTGGGGGAAGCTGAAAGCGAGGAGGATAAGGCCGAGCGCGAGAAAGTCGAGCAGGAGTCCGGTGCCCTGGTTGAGCGGGTACAAGCGGTTCTGGATGGCCGCGTTGAGTCTGTGCGCGCCACCACCCGTCTGGTGGATTCCCCGGCGTGCCTGGTGGTTACTGAACAGGATATGGGGCCGCAAATGCGCCGCATTCTGGAGCAGGCCGGACAGGCGCTGCCAGAGACAAAGCCTGTTTTCGAGCTGAACCCATCTCACCCGCTGGTGCAGCGTCTGGACCAGGAGCAGGATGAAGATCGCTTTGCGGATCTCACCAATATACTGATGGATCAGGCCAACCTGGCGGCGGGTAATCAACTGGCAGATCCGGCGGATTATGTGCGGCGCCTGAATACGCTATTGCTGGAAATGCACGGTTAA
- a CDS encoding permease, translating into MSIDTALLTESARLFAVLAAELTGLFLLISYAVGYLQTRLPPERIQRILSDKHGHGYIAAGFLGAITPFCSCSTIPFLKGLLRAKAGFGTMLVFLFASPLLNPIIIGLFAVTFGPQVTLFYFVIAMSVSVGGGIVLEKLGFEKYVKPQSYQTPSPSECNTGCGGKTEPIAIWKKVWLSTWSDFKRVLPFLLGGIAVGSLIYGFMPTEFVAQVASEKNPFAIPVAAMIGIPLYIRAEAVIPLSAALTAKGMGLGAVMALIIGSAGASLTEVILLKSIFRNQMIAAFLVVILGMATGAGFLYHFLF; encoded by the coding sequence ATGTCCATCGACACTGCACTATTAACCGAATCAGCCCGCCTGTTTGCGGTTTTAGCAGCTGAACTTACCGGTCTATTTCTGCTGATCAGCTATGCTGTGGGCTACCTGCAAACCAGGTTACCACCGGAGAGAATCCAGAGGATACTGAGCGACAAGCATGGCCATGGCTATATTGCTGCCGGCTTCCTTGGGGCAATCACCCCCTTCTGCTCCTGTTCAACCATCCCCTTTTTAAAGGGCTTGCTCAGGGCAAAGGCTGGATTTGGCACCATGCTGGTTTTCTTGTTCGCGAGCCCTTTGCTGAACCCGATTATCATCGGGCTGTTTGCAGTGACTTTCGGGCCACAGGTTACCCTGTTTTATTTTGTTATTGCCATGAGTGTGTCGGTTGGTGGTGGCATTGTCCTTGAAAAACTGGGATTCGAAAAGTACGTTAAACCGCAATCCTATCAGACACCCAGTCCCAGCGAGTGCAATACCGGCTGTGGGGGAAAAACCGAACCGATTGCGATTTGGAAAAAAGTATGGTTATCCACCTGGTCTGACTTCAAAAGAGTTCTGCCCTTCCTCCTTGGCGGTATTGCCGTTGGCTCTTTGATCTACGGTTTTATGCCGACAGAATTCGTGGCACAAGTAGCCAGTGAAAAGAATCCATTTGCGATTCCGGTAGCCGCGATGATCGGAATACCGCTTTATATCCGGGCAGAGGCCGTTATTCCATTGAGTGCGGCACTGACGGCAAAAGGCATGGGCTTGGGTGCAGTGATGGCATTAATCATCGGCAGCGCAGGGGCAAGTTTGACCGAAGTCATACTATTGAAATCCATTTTCAGGAATCAGATGATTGCCGCCTTCCTGGTAGTCATCCTGGGCATGGCCACTGGTGCAGGATTTCTCTACCACTTTCTTTTCTAA
- a CDS encoding ArsR/SmtB family transcription factor — protein sequence MDVEVAAKALKELGHPTRLAIFKRLVRSGHRGLAVGALQQELGIPNSTLSHHLSSLVSANLLSQNREGRTLYCQPDYGHLQAVIDFLQDECCSDQR from the coding sequence GTGGATGTAGAGGTTGCTGCAAAGGCATTGAAAGAGCTGGGGCACCCAACCCGCCTGGCGATTTTTAAACGCCTGGTCAGGTCGGGGCATCGGGGCTTGGCGGTGGGTGCTCTTCAACAAGAATTGGGCATTCCCAACTCAACCCTGTCCCACCACCTTTCAAGCCTTGTTTCAGCAAATTTACTGTCACAAAATCGTGAAGGGCGAACGCTGTATTGCCAGCCTGACTATGGGCACCTTCAGGCAGTTATAGATTTCTTGCAAGATGAGTGCTGTTCGGATCAGCGGTGA